The Triticum aestivum cultivar Chinese Spring chromosome 3A, IWGSC CS RefSeq v2.1, whole genome shotgun sequence genome includes a region encoding these proteins:
- the LOC123061288 gene encoding RWD domain-containing protein 1 isoform X2 encodes MEDYEQEQEMELEALQAILMDDIKEIDPSESGIDTNSRCFEILLSPQDDDFDEAAHVPVQMALVFAHTEKYPDEPPLVNIKSVRGIKPDDLTSLKEKLDQEATENLGMAMIYTLLDSAKEWLTEKYGQNAGDEEPDETEEPAEEVIIPHGEAVTVESFMAWRERFEAELALQRAKLMPESALTAPKEKKLSGRHYFESGRHITKGAGTVAEEDEEEEEEDIEFDDDFEDDEEDMLEHFLAEQTGKSSA; translated from the exons ATGGAAGACTACGAGCAGGAACAGGAGATGGAGTTGGAGGCCCTGCAGGCCATCCTCATGGACGACATCAAGG AGATCGACCCCAGCGAAAGCGGGATCGACACCAACTCCCGCTGCTTCGAGATCCTGCTATCCCCTCAG GATGATGATTTCGACGAGGCAGCTCATGTACCAG TTCAAATGGCTCTGGTTTTTGCACACACTGAGAAGTACCCAGATGAGCCTCCACTTGTGAATATCAAAAG TGTACGGGGTATTAAACCAGACGACCTCACATCCTTGAAAGAAAAGCTTGACCAAGAG GCAACTGAGAATCTTGGTATGGCTATGATTTATACTCTTCTCGACTCGGCTAAAGAATGGTTAACTGAAAAATATGGTCAAAATGCTGGAGATGAGGAACCTGACGAAACTGAAGAACCAGCAGAGGAG GTCATTATACCCCATGGTGAAGCTGTTACTGTAGAGAGCTTTATGGCCTGGAGGGAACGTTTTGAAGCTGAATTGGCGCTGCAGCGTGCTAA GCTAATGCCAGAGTCAGCTCTTACTGCCCCAAAGGAAAAGAAACTCTCTGGAAGACACTATTTTGAAAGTGGAAGGCATATAACG aaaggagcaggtacagttgctgaagaagatgaggaagaggaggaggaggatatcGAATTCGATGACGATTTTGAAG ATGACGAGGAGGACATGCTCGAGCATTTTTTAGCAGAACAGACGGGGAAATCGTCAGCTTAG
- the LOC123061288 gene encoding RWD domain-containing protein 1 isoform X1 produces MPPVMADYEQEQEMELEALQAILMDDIKEIDPSESGIDTNSRCFEILLSPQDDDFDEAAHVPVQMALVFAHTEKYPDEPPLVNIKSVRGIKPDDLTSLKEKLDQEATENLGMAMIYTLLDSAKEWLTEKYGQNAGDEEPDETEEPAEEVIIPHGEAVTVESFMAWRERFEAELALQRAKLMPESALTAPKEKKLSGRHYFESGRHITKGAGTVAEEDEEEEEEDIEFDDDFEDDEEDMLEHFLAEQTGKSSA; encoded by the exons atgccacccgtcatggcag ACTACGAGCAGGAACAGGAGATGGAGTTGGAGGCCCTGCAGGCCATCCTCATGGACGACATCAAGG AGATCGACCCCAGCGAAAGCGGGATCGACACCAACTCCCGCTGCTTCGAGATCCTGCTATCCCCTCAG GATGATGATTTCGACGAGGCAGCTCATGTACCAG TTCAAATGGCTCTGGTTTTTGCACACACTGAGAAGTACCCAGATGAGCCTCCACTTGTGAATATCAAAAG TGTACGGGGTATTAAACCAGACGACCTCACATCCTTGAAAGAAAAGCTTGACCAAGAG GCAACTGAGAATCTTGGTATGGCTATGATTTATACTCTTCTCGACTCGGCTAAAGAATGGTTAACTGAAAAATATGGTCAAAATGCTGGAGATGAGGAACCTGACGAAACTGAAGAACCAGCAGAGGAG GTCATTATACCCCATGGTGAAGCTGTTACTGTAGAGAGCTTTATGGCCTGGAGGGAACGTTTTGAAGCTGAATTGGCGCTGCAGCGTGCTAA GCTAATGCCAGAGTCAGCTCTTACTGCCCCAAAGGAAAAGAAACTCTCTGGAAGACACTATTTTGAAAGTGGAAGGCATATAACG aaaggagcaggtacagttgctgaagaagatgaggaagaggaggaggaggatatcGAATTCGATGACGATTTTGAAG ATGACGAGGAGGACATGCTCGAGCATTTTTTAGCAGAACAGACGGGGAAATCGTCAGCTTAG